The sequence ATCGCCTTCACCATCGGCCAGGCAGCCTGTGCGCTGGCGCCCGACTTTACCTCGATGCTGCTGCTGCGCATTGCCGTTGCCGTCGCGCACGGCGCCTATTTCGGCGTCGCCATGGTGGTCGCCGTCGGCCTCGTTCCCGAGGACAAGCGCGGCATGGCGGTCGCCGTCATCCTGTCCGGCCTCACCGTCTCCAATGTCATCGGCGTGCCGGCGGGCACCGCCATCGGCAATATCTGGGGCTGGCGCGCAACCTTCTGGGTGATGTGTGCGCTGGGCGTGGCGGCGACTTGCGCCATGGCGGCCCTTCTGCCGCGCACCGCCGGATATCAGGCCGAGCCCGCCGGCCTGGCGCGTGAGGTCCGCGTGCTGGCGCGCCAGCAGGTCTGGACCTCGCTGATCCTGATGCTCATGCTGATGCTCGGCCAGTTCTGCCTGTTCACCTACATCACGCCGACCTTGCTTGAGGTCACCGGGCTCGACGAAGGCCTGGTGCCCTGGGTGCTGCTGCTCAACGGCGTCGGCGCCACACTTGGCGTCTTCCTCGGCGGCAAGCTGTCGGACTGGAAGCTGATGCCGTCGCTCATCACCATGCTGGCCCTGCAGGCGGTGACGCTGGCGGTCATCTATGCCGTCAGCCCCTACCCCGTGCCGATGATCGTGGCGATCGTCGTCTGGGGTGGCCTCAACTTCGCCATCGGCACGCCGATCCAGACCCGCATCCTGGCCTGGACGGCGGATGCCTCCAATCTTGCCTCATCACTGATTCCGTCCGGCTTCAATGTCGGCATCGCGCTGGCCGCGTCGCTGGGCGCCGCCATGCTCAATGCCGGCTACGGCTACCGCAGCCTGCCTGTGGTGGGCGCGGCCGCCATGCTGGTCGCCGTGGTGGTGGCAGTCGTCTCCCAGGTCTGGGAAGGGCGCAGCAACGCCACGCCGCCGCTGACGGCCCCGGCGGAGTAACGGCCTCACCCCTTCGTCTCCTTCAGCACGTCGATGAAGGCGCGCAGCGCCGGTGGCACCAGCCGGTGGCCTGGATAGTAGAGGAACAGGCCGGGAATGGGCGGACACCAATCCTCCAGCACACCGACAAGCGCTCCCCGGTCGAGGTAAGGCTTGGCGGATTTGTCCGAGATATAAGCGATCCCCATACCGCCGGCAGCTGCCTCGGCCATCAACTCCATATTGTCCAGCGTCAGCGCGCCAGGGACATCGATGGCAATCTCCTGGCCGTGTTTCTCGAACTCCCATCGGTAGGGTTTGCCGCTCGGCAACCGAAACCGAATGCAGGCTTGATCCCTGAGATCATCCGGCACTCTCGGAACCGTGCGGCCGGCCAGATAGGCCGGCGATGCAACGGCAATGAAGCGTGTCGGCCCGCCGAAGCGCACCGCAACCATATCCTGCGGCACGGCCTCGCCCAGGCGGATACCGGCATCGAAGCCTTCGGCAACGATATCGACCAGTCTTCCCTCGGTGACGAGATCGAGCGCAACCTGAGGGTAGCGCTGAAGAAAGGCCGGCACCACCGATCCAAGCAACAATCGGGCGCCGATCTCGCTGGTGTTGATCCGCAGCGTCCCCGATGCAAGACCACGGAAGTCGTCGACCTCGGCCAATGCGGCGTCGATATCCGACAAAAGCGGCCGCAGGCGCGAGACGAGCCGCTCGCCCGCCTCGGTCGGCGCAACGCTGCGCGTGGTGCGGTTGAGCAGGCGCACACCCATACGCCGCTCCAGCGTCCGCATCATGTGGCTCAGCGTCGAAGGCGAAAGGCCGAGATCGTCGGCCGCCTTGCGGAAGCCGCGATGCGAGACAATCGCGGCGAGCGCGGTCAATTCCGGAAGTCCGGGCTTGCCATTCATGGAAAATCTTCATCAAGCCATGTGAAATTGAACGGATAGTATCATGAGTTGGATGGCGTAGTCTTGGCCGAAGTCAGCAATGAAAGGACATTTCCCATGACCAGGACATGGTTCATCACCGGTACTTCATCGGGCTTCGGACGGCTTTTGACGGACAGGCTTCTGGCCCGTGGCGACCGGGTCGCCGCGACAGTGCGGAGACCGCAGGCTCTCGCGGACCTGAAGGCGCTGCATGGCGATCGCCTCTGGATCGCTTCCCTTGAAATGACCGACAGCGATGCCATCCGGGCAACGGTCGACAAGGCCTTTGGCGAGTTGGGGCGCATCGATGTCATCGTCAGCAACGCCGGCTATGGCCTGTTCGGCGCCGCCGAGGAGCTGGAAGACAGCCAGATCCGCGACCTGATCGACACAAATCTCATCGGCTCCATACAGTTGATCCGGGTGGCACTGCCGCATCTGCGCAAACAGCGCGGCGGCCGCATCCTGCAAGTCTCCTCGGAGGGCGGGCAGATGGCCTATCCCGGCTTCAGCCTCTATCACGCCAGCAAATGGGGCATTGAAGGCTTTGTCGAATCCGTTCGCCAGGAGGTCGCGTCGTTCGGCATCGGGCTGACGCTGGTCGAGCCAGGCCCGACACGGACGAATTTCGGCGCCAGCCTGGTCACTTCGGGGTCCACGGATGCCTATGCGAACACGCCGGTTGGCGACCTGCACCGGGCTTTTTCCGAGGGTTCGTTCGACATCAAGGGCGATCCCGGCAAGATGGTCGAGGCGATGATCGCCTCGGTGGAACAGGATCCCGCGCCTCGACGATTGACCTTCGGCGCCGCAGCCTACGCTTCGATCCGCAGCGCGCTCCAGGGCAGGCTCGCGGAACTGGAGAACCGGAAGGAGGCGGCACTCGCCATGGATATCGACCCCTGACGGCTTGCCGGTCGAACGGCGTCGGCCGCAGCCCTCACCCGCGCCAGCGCAACAGGCGCATGGCGTTGGCGGTGACCAGCACGGTGGCGCCGGTGTCGGCCAGGATCGCCGGCCACAGGCCGGTGATGCCTGAAATGGTGGTGACCAGGAACACTGCCTTCAGCCCCAGCGCCACGGTGATGTTCTGGCTGATATTGGCCATCACGGCCCGCGACAGCCGCACCATGCGGGCAACGTCCAGGACGCGGCCATGCAGGATCGCCGCATCCGCCGTCTCCAGCGCCACATCGGTGCCGCCGCCCATGGCGATGCCGATATCGGCGGCGGCGAGCGCCGGCGCGTCATTGATGCCGTCGCCGACCTTGGCCACTGTCAGCCCCTCGCCCTGCAATTCGCCGACGATGCGCTGCTTGTCCTGCGGCAGTAATTCCGCCCGCGCCTCGATGCCGAGCGAAGCGGCTATTGCCTCAGCAGTGCGGCGGTTGTCGCCGGTCAGCATCACCGCGCGGATGCCTTCTGCCTTGAGGGCCGCGATGCCGGCCGCCGCATCCGGCCGTGGCTCGTCGCGCATGGCGATCAGCCCGGCCACCACGCCATCGGCGACCAGCACCGACACGGTCTTGCCCTGGCCGTTGAGGCTGTCGACGGCCAGGCGCTGCGCTTGCGTTATGTCGGCGCGTTCGCCCGCCGCCGGGCCGGAGCCGAGGAAGACGGCCACGCCGCCGACGCTGCCCTCGACACCCCTGCCCGAGATCGCCTTGGCGGCAAAAGCCGGCGGCACCGGCGCCTTGTCGGCTCTCGCCCTGTCCAGGATCGCCACCGCCAGCGGATGGCTGGAGCCCTGTTCGAGCGCCGCCGCCAACGCCAGCACACTGCGCTCGTCGCGGCCAAAGGCGACGATGTCGGTGACGACTGGCTTGCCCACGGTCAGCGTGCCGGTCTTGTCGAAGGCGACCGCCGTGATCCGGCGAAAGCCTTCCAGCACCGCGCCGCCCTTCATCAGCAGGCCGCGCCGTGCACCGGTCGCGAGACCGGCGGCGATCGCGGCGGGCGTCGAGATGACCAGCGCGCAGGGGCAGCCGATCAAAAGAATCGCCAGGCCCTTGTAGATCCATTCGTTCCAGTCGCCGCCGGCGACGAGCGGCGGCAGCACGGCCACCAGCGCGCCGACTGCCAGCACGCCCGGCGTGTAGATGCGCGAGAAGCGGTCGATGAAGCGCTCGGTCGGCGCCTTGGCCTCCTGCGCCTCCTCCACCAGCCGCACGACGCGAGCGATGGTGTTGTCGGAAGCGGCCGCCGTCACCCGCGCCTTGAGCACGCCATCGCTGTTGATCGTGCCGGCGAAGACGGGTTCCGCGACACCCTTGCGCTTCGGCGTGCTTTCGCCGGTCACCGGCGCCTCGCCGATGTCACTCGAGCCTTCCACAATCTCGCCATCGGCCGGGATGCGGTCGCCTGGCCGCACAACGATGACGGCGCCGACGGCAAGCTGTTCGGCGGGAACTTCGACCGTGCCGCCGCCCCGCTCGACCAGCGCCGTCTTCGGCACCAGGTCGGCCAGGCCCTGGATGCTGGCCCGCGCCCGGCCCGCGGCGACCCCTTCCAGAAGCTCGCCGATCAGGAACAGCACAACCACGGCGGCGGCTTCTTCCGTCGCGCCGATCATCACGGCGCCAGCGGCGGCGATGGTCATCAGCATCTCGATCGAGAACGGCGTGCCGGCCAGCGCCGCCATCAGCGCGCGCCGCGCGATCGGCACGAGACCGACCAGCAATGCAGCCAGGAAAACCCAGCGCTCAGCCGAAGGAAACAGATGACAGATGCTATAGGCGGCGAGAAGCGCTACCGCACAAGCCAGCGTCATCGCCGCGCGGCGGCTGCGCCACCACACCTGCCCGGGTTCGGCGTGGCTATGCAGATGGGATGCCCCAGCGGCCTCTTTGGTGATTTCTTGGCCGCCGCCATGGTCATGGCCTTCATGGTCGTGACCTTGATGGTCATGGCCTTCGTGATCGTGAGCGGCATGGTCATGCGCCTTGGCCGCCGGCCCATCGGTCCTGGCCTCCGCCTTGACGATGCCGTAGCCCAGCCACGCCACCTGCCGCAGCACCTTGTCGTCATTGAGCGGACCGCCATGGCTGACCGTCATGCTGGCGCCGGTCACCGAAACCGAGACATCCGCGACACCGTCAAGACGGCGCACCGCCGTGGCGATCTTGGCCGCGCAGGAAGCGCAGTCCATGCCGCCGATCTTGAACCGTGTCTGCCTCAGAGGAGAAGTCATTCCATCACCTGTCTGCTTCCTGACCCGCGCGGCGTGCCGCTGCACGGGTCTTGAACCCTGATGTCAGGCACTGTAATTGCTCTAGTCACTAGAGCTTCAAGAGGCAAAATGCATGTTTTCGATCGGTGATCTCTCCCGCCGCACCGGGGTCAAGGTGCCGACCATCCGCTATTACGAGCAGATGGGCCTGGTCGCGGCGCCCGAGCGCTCGGAAGGCAACCAGCGCCGCTATTCCAGGCAAGAGCTGGAACGGCTGGCCTTCATCCGCCACGCCCGCGACCTTGGCTTTGCCGTCGAGGACATCCGCGCCCTGATCGATCTCAGCGGCCATCCCGAGCAGCCCTGCAGCCATGCCGACCAGATCGCGCAGGAGCAACTGATTTCCGTGCGCGAAAAAATCGCCCAGCTGAAGCGGCTGGAAACCGAGCTGGAACGCATCGCTTCCTGCCGCGACGGCAAGACGGTCGGCGACTGCTATGTCATCCGCGCGCTGTCCGACCACGCGCTGTGTGCGGACGAGCACGTCCGATAGCGAAATCCGGTCCGGCGCGGATCTCGGCTTGGGCGCGTGCCGCTCGTAAGACCAGGAGCAGACATGGCGAGCACTGTCAGCGATTTCGGCTTGAGCTGCGGCATCTTGCCGGCGGGCGCGCACAATGCGATCACCGATGTGCCCGGTGTACGCGTCGGCCATTGCACGCTGCGCAATGGCGACATCAACACCGGCGTGACCGCGATCCTGCCGCATGGCGGAAATCTGTTTCGCAAGAAGGTGACGGCGGCAAGCCATGTCATCAACGGCTTCGGCAAGACCATCGGCCTGACGCAGGTGCAGGAACTCGGCAGCATCGAAACGCCTGTTCTCTTGACCAACACGCTCTCGGTCGGCACCTGCGCCACGACGCTGATCCGCGACGCCATCCGCCAGAACCCGGATATCGGCCGCACCACCGGAACCGTCAATCCGCTGGTCGGCGAATGCAATGATGGCCCGCTGAACGACATCCAGGCCCTGGCGATATCAGAGGAGCACGCCCTCGCCGCGCTGGCGGACGCGCATGAGGGTGAGGTCGAACAAGGCAATGTCGGCGCCGGAACGGGAATGACTTGCTTCGGCTTCAAAGGCGGTATCGGTTCGGCGTCCAGAAGAATAGCGCTCGGTGGCGGCCATCACCTCGGCGTTCTCGTTCTGTCGAATTTCGGCAGACCCGGAGACCTCGTTCTGCCCGATGGGCGCCGGCCGACCTCCGGACAACCGGCCGGGGACGAGCGCGGCTCGGTCATGATCGTGCTGGCAACCGATTTGCCGCTCGAACACCGCCAGCTTGAAAGGGTAGCGCGCCGCGCCGGAGCCGGCATCGCCAGACTCGGTTCCTTCTGGGGCCATGGCAGTGGTGACATCGCCATCGCCTTCAGCACCGGCAATCTGGTCGACCACGATGAAAGCCGCGACCTGGTGCCCCTGCTCGCGCTCAACGAGGCGCGCATCGACATCCTGTTTCGCGCGGCGGCGGAAGCGACGCAGGAGGCGGTGTTGAACTCCATGCTGTCCGCCGAGGCCTTCACCGGCAGGGCCGGCAAGCATCGCGCATCGCTGGCCGACTGGCTACGCGATCAGCAACGTTAAGGCATGTCACCGAAAAGTGACCTCGGTTTGGGGGGCGACATGCATAAAAACAAAGACCTGAAGCGCGTCGCATGAAGCCATTTCGATGCGACACGCTTTAAAGCGTTCTACAACTCGATCTGGAACCGCAAACTCTCCACCCCGCCATAGGCGGCATCCTCGAAGAAGCGTTCGACCAGCCTGCCGCCATTGGCCAGGATCACCTTGTGCGAGGCCGGATTGCCAGGCTTGGCGGTGACCTCGACATAGGGCAGCCCGACCGCCCTCGCCTCGTCCAGCATCAGCCGCAAGGCCTGCGTGGCATAGCCGCGCCGTCGCTTCCATGGCACCACCGCATAGCCGATATGGCCAAGCACATGCGAGGGCAGTTCCGCCGTGCCCTTCTGCCAGCGAAAGCCGATAGACCCCGACGCCTCGCCATCCCAGATCCAGCGGCGGAAGCCCGGCAAGCGCGCCACTTGCGTGCCGTCGGGCAAGGTGATCGGGCCACCCCTGGCCTCGGGGTCATCGAGGCTGGCCAGGAAGGCGACCGGATCCTGCTCTATCGCCGCCAACTGCTCGCGCGTCGCCTCCTGGAGCCGGACATTGTCCGGCGACCAGCCGCGTTCGAGCGCGGCCTTGTAGGATGGCAGATGTTCAAGCGCGGGTTTGACGATCTCGACCATGATCCATGCATAACTATGGCCAGCGCGGCGCTCAAGCCACCTGGAAGCGGATCTCGCCTCGTTCGGAGACATCGGCCGCAAGCCTTGGACCAGCATCCCGGTCTATGGGCGGTGCGCGCGCCGGCCCCGGTTCTTCGTGCGGATTTGCGGGCGCGCTAAACAAGATGTGTTTCGCCGATTGCCGCGAGACATTTTATGATTGATTGCGGATATAACACCGCAACGATTCGCATGGCTTCGGCAGGAGAATTGAACAGGTGCGGTTGAGATTTTTCCCTCTGGGTATAGTCGTCACCCTCAGCCTTCTTGTCATCGTCATTGCGTTGACCGCGACGGTCCGGTCCAATGCCGCGCCCTCGGCCATCCCGGCCTGGCTGCAGGCGCATGTCGGCGACAGCGACGGCCAGATCTCGACCGTGGTGCTGGAGCGGGCGCGGGGGCTCTACCTGAAAAAGGTGGCGCAAGGCGCGGTCAGGAACCCCTGCTATTTCGCCATGGATGCGACGCGTCCCGGCGACATGGGCAACGGCGTGCTCGGGCGCCGGTACTACGTCATCTGCGAGGCCAGCCAATCGTTTCGCGCCATCTCGTCGGGTCACGGCGGCGGCCGGAATCTCAAAGGCACGGTCGATTTTTCAAACGGCAGGCGGTGCTCCAAGAACTTCGGCAATGCCATGGATTCGGAACTGACAGCCGGCGGCGCCTACATGACCAGCGAGGCGAAAACATCCTTCAAGGGTTTTTATCGCACCGGTGCGAAACGGGACGTGGCTTTCCAGCGCACCTTCATCCAGTTTGACGGCGAAGGCGAAGCCGCCAATGCCAGGCAGCGGGTGATCGGCGGCCATGCGGCGCAGGTGCTGCGCGGCATGTGCATGCGCAAAAGCCCCAACAGCTCGTACGCCGACCATGATGGCCTGGTGCCGTTCGGCAAGCTTGTCGACTATGCCGGCGGCCGCAGCAATGGCTGCACCAGCTGGTCGCCAACGGATGCGCAGCAGATCATCGCGATGGTGAAGGACGATCCGACGACGCTCTACATCTATCCGGAATCGCGCGACATCGCCGCCGTCGCGCAGGCGGCAAAAAGCCATTCGCCATCGGGCGAAGCACCCTATTGGAACGCATCGTGCCTGAAGGAAATCGGCGCGCCGAAATTCTGGCCGCGCAAAACCCTCGAACCGATCATAGCGCAATACAAGCAGGACCACCCGGCACCGCCACCGCAGCCAATGCCGATGTGCAAGGGGCCGTGAGGTCCGCTCCACAGCAGACCCCACGGGAGCAAACCTTCGGTCAGCGCAAGAAATCGAGCACGGCCTCCATGAACTCCGCCGGATACTCCACGTTCGACAGGTGGACCGCGGGCAGGACAACCAGCTTCGCGCCGGCCACGGCTGCCGCGATCAGTTCGCTGTGGCTGGCCGCCGTCACCGTGTCATGCTCGCCGGCGATCACCAATGTCGGCCGGTTGATCAGTGCGACAGTGCGGCGAAGATCGGCATCGCGAACGGCGGCGAACAGGCCAGCCAAGCCTTGCCGGTCGATAGCGAGCAGCATCATGCGAAATTCCTCGATGACCGGTTCGTTGGCCGCCACCATCCGCGCGGGGAACCAGTTGTTGAGGAAGATTTCGGCGGTTTCAGCCATGTCCGGCGCCTGCCGGACAACGGCAATCCGCTCGTCGAAATAGCTTGCCGGCGCCAGATGAGACGAGGTGTTGCTCAGGATCAGCCGGTCGATCCGCTCCGGCGCGTGGATGCCGAGCCATTGCCCGACGAAGCCGCCCAGCGACAGGCCAAGGAAATGCACGCGCCCAAGACCGAGTGCATCGAGCAGCTCGATCACATCGCGGCCAAGCCGGTCGAGCGAATAGGCACCGACCGGGGCGCTTGACCCGCCATGGCCGCGAAAGTCGTAGCGCAGGACGCGGAAATGCCTGGACAACTCGTCGGCCTGCCCGTCCCACATGTGCAGCGTGGTGCCGATGGAGTTCGATAGCACCAGCACCGGCTTTGCGGCATCGCCATCGAAACGGTAGGCGATGCGCGTGCCGTCGCCGACAGTCACGAAATTCAGCTCACTCATGATGAAAGTCCTTCTGGAACGTTGAATGAGGCGGAACGTAGTCGCGACGAGCTTTTGTTGATATTACAAAGATAGGACAAACTCAGTAGTCAAAGCTGACATGGCCGAATTCACCTTGCACGATTTGCAGTGCTTCGATGCGGTGATCCGCACCGGCGGCTTTCAGCCGGCGGCGGCGCTGCTGCACCGCTCGCACCCGGCGGTGTTCGCCGCCGTCGCCAAGCTCGAACGACAGCTCGATCTCGTTCTCCTGGATCGCAGCGGCTATCGTGTGCGCCCGACCGAGGCGGGGCTATCGTTCCACCGCCGGGCGCAATCGCTGCTGCGCGAACTGGACGGCCTGCGCGTCCATGCCGCCCAGCTCTCGATGGGCGAGGAAAGCGAAATCCACGTCGTGATCGGCGACCTCTGCCCACGGCCGCAGGCGCTGGGCATGCTCGGACGGTTCTTCGCCCAATGCCCGGGCACGCGCCTGCATCTGCATTTCGAAGCCGTCGGCGGCCCTCGGGAGCGGCTTTTCGATGACGAGGCCGACCTGATCCTGCACTGGATCGACAAGGGCGATGCGCGGGTGGAATGGATCGATCTGTGCAAGGTGCCGTTCATTCCCGTGGCGGCGCCAGGCTTTTTGCCCGAGCGCCTCACGCAGCCGATCACGCTGGACCAGATGCAGGCGCTCACCCAATGCGTCATGCGCGACACCGCCCGCCATTCGCCTCGGCAGGACTACTTCATGGTCGAAGGCGCGCCGCAATGCCTGGTGCCCGACCAGGGCATGAAGAAGGAGATCATCCTGCAAGGTCTCGGCTGGGGCCACCTGCCCCACTTCCTGATCGAGGAAGAATTGCACGATGGACGCCTGCGCTCCATCGCCGGCCGCCACATGCCTGGCCGCACCGACGAGCTGGTGGTGGCGCGCCGCCGCGACCGGCCGCATGGGCCGATCGCC comes from Mesorhizobium japonicum MAFF 303099 and encodes:
- a CDS encoding MFS transporter, with translation MSLPLIALFIAAFAFGTTEFVIAGVLPQVAEGLGVSVPSAGYLVSGYACGIAIGGPLLALVTKSLPRKTLLLGLAIAFTIGQAACALAPDFTSMLLLRIAVAVAHGAYFGVAMVVAVGLVPEDKRGMAVAVILSGLTVSNVIGVPAGTAIGNIWGWRATFWVMCALGVAATCAMAALLPRTAGYQAEPAGLAREVRVLARQQVWTSLILMLMLMLGQFCLFTYITPTLLEVTGLDEGLVPWVLLLNGVGATLGVFLGGKLSDWKLMPSLITMLALQAVTLAVIYAVSPYPVPMIVAIVVWGGLNFAIGTPIQTRILAWTADASNLASSLIPSGFNVGIALAASLGAAMLNAGYGYRSLPVVGAAAMLVAVVVAVVSQVWEGRSNATPPLTAPAE
- a CDS encoding LysR family transcriptional regulator, with translation MNGKPGLPELTALAAIVSHRGFRKAADDLGLSPSTLSHMMRTLERRMGVRLLNRTTRSVAPTEAGERLVSRLRPLLSDIDAALAEVDDFRGLASGTLRINTSEIGARLLLGSVVPAFLQRYPQVALDLVTEGRLVDIVAEGFDAGIRLGEAVPQDMVAVRFGGPTRFIAVASPAYLAGRTVPRVPDDLRDQACIRFRLPSGKPYRWEFEKHGQEIAIDVPGALTLDNMELMAEAAAGGMGIAYISDKSAKPYLDRGALVGVLEDWCPPIPGLFLYYPGHRLVPPALRAFIDVLKETKG
- a CDS encoding SDR family oxidoreductase; translation: MTRTWFITGTSSGFGRLLTDRLLARGDRVAATVRRPQALADLKALHGDRLWIASLEMTDSDAIRATVDKAFGELGRIDVIVSNAGYGLFGAAEELEDSQIRDLIDTNLIGSIQLIRVALPHLRKQRGGRILQVSSEGGQMAYPGFSLYHASKWGIEGFVESVRQEVASFGIGLTLVEPGPTRTNFGASLVTSGSTDAYANTPVGDLHRAFSEGSFDIKGDPGKMVEAMIASVEQDPAPRRLTFGAAAYASIRSALQGRLAELENRKEAALAMDIDP
- a CDS encoding heavy metal translocating P-type ATPase, giving the protein MTSPLRQTRFKIGGMDCASCAAKIATAVRRLDGVADVSVSVTGASMTVSHGGPLNDDKVLRQVAWLGYGIVKAEARTDGPAAKAHDHAAHDHEGHDHQGHDHEGHDHGGGQEITKEAAGASHLHSHAEPGQVWWRSRRAAMTLACAVALLAAYSICHLFPSAERWVFLAALLVGLVPIARRALMAALAGTPFSIEMLMTIAAAGAVMIGATEEAAAVVVLFLIGELLEGVAAGRARASIQGLADLVPKTALVERGGGTVEVPAEQLAVGAVIVVRPGDRIPADGEIVEGSSDIGEAPVTGESTPKRKGVAEPVFAGTINSDGVLKARVTAAASDNTIARVVRLVEEAQEAKAPTERFIDRFSRIYTPGVLAVGALVAVLPPLVAGGDWNEWIYKGLAILLIGCPCALVISTPAAIAAGLATGARRGLLMKGGAVLEGFRRITAVAFDKTGTLTVGKPVVTDIVAFGRDERSVLALAAALEQGSSHPLAVAILDRARADKAPVPPAFAAKAISGRGVEGSVGGVAVFLGSGPAAGERADITQAQRLAVDSLNGQGKTVSVLVADGVVAGLIAMRDEPRPDAAAGIAALKAEGIRAVMLTGDNRRTAEAIAASLGIEARAELLPQDKQRIVGELQGEGLTVAKVGDGINDAPALAAADIGIAMGGGTDVALETADAAILHGRVLDVARMVRLSRAVMANISQNITVALGLKAVFLVTTISGITGLWPAILADTGATVLVTANAMRLLRWRG
- a CDS encoding MerR family transcriptional regulator; protein product: MFSIGDLSRRTGVKVPTIRYYEQMGLVAAPERSEGNQRRYSRQELERLAFIRHARDLGFAVEDIRALIDLSGHPEQPCSHADQIAQEQLISVREKIAQLKRLETELERIASCRDGKTVGDCYVIRALSDHALCADEHVR
- a CDS encoding P1 family peptidase is translated as MASTVSDFGLSCGILPAGAHNAITDVPGVRVGHCTLRNGDINTGVTAILPHGGNLFRKKVTAASHVINGFGKTIGLTQVQELGSIETPVLLTNTLSVGTCATTLIRDAIRQNPDIGRTTGTVNPLVGECNDGPLNDIQALAISEEHALAALADAHEGEVEQGNVGAGTGMTCFGFKGGIGSASRRIALGGGHHLGVLVLSNFGRPGDLVLPDGRRPTSGQPAGDERGSVMIVLATDLPLEHRQLERVARRAGAGIARLGSFWGHGSGDIAIAFSTGNLVDHDESRDLVPLLALNEARIDILFRAAAEATQEAVLNSMLSAEAFTGRAGKHRASLADWLRDQQR
- a CDS encoding GNAT family N-acetyltransferase codes for the protein MVEIVKPALEHLPSYKAALERGWSPDNVRLQEATREQLAAIEQDPVAFLASLDDPEARGGPITLPDGTQVARLPGFRRWIWDGEASGSIGFRWQKGTAELPSHVLGHIGYAVVPWKRRRGYATQALRLMLDEARAVGLPYVEVTAKPGNPASHKVILANGGRLVERFFEDAAYGGVESLRFQIEL
- a CDS encoding alpha/beta fold hydrolase, translated to MSELNFVTVGDGTRIAYRFDGDAAKPVLVLSNSIGTTLHMWDGQADELSRHFRVLRYDFRGHGGSSAPVGAYSLDRLGRDVIELLDALGLGRVHFLGLSLGGFVGQWLGIHAPERIDRLILSNTSSHLAPASYFDERIAVVRQAPDMAETAEIFLNNWFPARMVAANEPVIEEFRMMLLAIDRQGLAGLFAAVRDADLRRTVALINRPTLVIAGEHDTVTAASHSELIAAAVAGAKLVVLPAVHLSNVEYPAEFMEAVLDFLR
- a CDS encoding LysR family transcriptional regulator, with protein sequence MAEFTLHDLQCFDAVIRTGGFQPAAALLHRSHPAVFAAVAKLERQLDLVLLDRSGYRVRPTEAGLSFHRRAQSLLRELDGLRVHAAQLSMGEESEIHVVIGDLCPRPQALGMLGRFFAQCPGTRLHLHFEAVGGPRERLFDDEADLILHWIDKGDARVEWIDLCKVPFIPVAAPGFLPERLTQPITLDQMQALTQCVMRDTARHSPRQDYFMVEGAPQCLVPDQGMKKEIILQGLGWGHLPHFLIEEELHDGRLRSIAGRHMPGRTDELVVARRRDRPHGPIANRLWDHIQQEAPALRLALEPRKIA